A window from Citrobacter amalonaticus encodes these proteins:
- the rnm gene encoding RNase RNM, whose protein sequence is MSDTNYAVIYDLHSHTTASDGRLTPEALVHRAVEMRVGTLAITDHDTTAAIPAASEEISRSGLALNLIPGVEISTVWENHEIHIVGLNIDIENPVMCAFLAQQTERRQQRARLIADRLEKAHITGAWEGALRLADGGAVTRGHFARYLVECGKATTMADVFKKYLARGKTGYVPPQWCTIEQAIDVIHHSGGKAVLAHPGRYDLSAKWLKRLVAYFAQHRGDAMEVAQCQQSPNERTQLATLARQHLLWASQGSDFHQPCPWIELGRKLWLPAGVEGVWQTWEQPQNTTVREV, encoded by the coding sequence TTGAGCGACACGAATTATGCAGTGATTTATGACCTGCACAGTCACACCACGGCATCCGATGGACGGCTGACGCCAGAAGCGCTAGTCCACCGCGCCGTCGAGATGCGTGTAGGCACGCTGGCGATTACCGACCATGACACCACAGCCGCGATCCCCGCGGCAAGCGAAGAAATTTCACGTTCTGGCCTTGCGCTAAATTTGATCCCTGGCGTTGAGATCTCCACGGTCTGGGAAAACCACGAAATCCATATTGTGGGTCTGAATATTGATATTGAAAATCCGGTGATGTGCGCGTTTCTGGCGCAACAGACGGAACGCCGACAGCAGCGGGCGCGGCTCATCGCTGACCGCCTGGAAAAAGCGCACATCACCGGCGCATGGGAAGGGGCATTGCGCCTGGCCGATGGCGGCGCGGTGACCCGTGGCCATTTCGCCCGTTATCTGGTGGAGTGTGGTAAAGCGACCACCATGGCGGATGTGTTTAAAAAGTATCTCGCGCGCGGGAAAACAGGATACGTTCCGCCACAGTGGTGTACAATAGAACAAGCTATTGATGTCATTCATCATTCTGGCGGTAAGGCGGTACTGGCCCATCCTGGGCGGTATGATCTTAGCGCTAAGTGGCTGAAAAGGCTGGTGGCGTATTTTGCGCAACATCGTGGTGATGCGATGGAAGTCGCGCAGTGCCAACAGTCCCCGAATGAGCGCACGCAACTGGCTACGCTCGCCCGCCAGCATCTGCTATGGGCATCGCAAGGATCTGATTTTCATCAACCTTGCCCGTGGATCGAGTTGGGTCGCAAGCTCTGGCTGCCGGCAGGCGTTGAAGGCGTCTGGCAGACGTGGGAGCAGCCACAGAACACCACAGTGAGGGAAGTATGA
- a CDS encoding anthranilate synthase component 1, protein MQTSKPTLELITCDAAYRKNPTELFHQVCGNRPATLLLESADIDSKDDLKSLLLVDSALRITATGDTVTIQALTDNGAALLTLLDAALPAGVENERQDAGRVLRFPPVSPLLDEDARLCALSVFDAFRLLQGLVNVPAQEREAMFFGGLFAYDLVAGFEDLPQLEAGNRCPDYCFYLAETLVVIDHQKQSSRIQASLFSDNDAEKQRLTARLARLSQQLTEPAPPLPVVSVPQMRCECNQSDEEFGAVVRSMQKAIRAGEIFQVVPSRRFSLPCPSPLAAYYVLKKSNPSPYMFFMQDNDFTLFGASPESSLKYDAASRQIEIYPIAGTRPRGRHADGTLDRDLDSRIELEMRTDHKELSEHLMLVDLARNDLARICTPGSRYVADLTKVDRYSHVMHLVSRVVGELRHDLDVLHAYRACMNMGTLSGAPKVRAMQLIAEAEGRRRGSYGGAVGYFTAHGDLDTCIVIRSALVEDGIATVQAGAGIVLDSVPQSEADETRNKARAVLRAIATAHHAQETF, encoded by the coding sequence ATGCAGACATCAAAACCGACACTTGAACTCATTACCTGCGATGCCGCCTATCGCAAAAACCCGACGGAATTGTTCCACCAGGTTTGCGGCAATCGTCCGGCAACGCTGCTGCTGGAATCTGCGGATATCGACAGCAAAGACGACCTTAAAAGCCTGTTACTGGTGGATAGCGCGCTACGCATCACCGCTACCGGTGACACTGTCACTATTCAGGCCTTAACTGACAATGGCGCCGCACTGTTGACATTGCTCGATGCCGCCCTGCCCGCAGGCGTTGAAAATGAACGCCAGGACGCAGGTCGCGTGCTGCGTTTCCCGCCAGTCAGCCCATTATTAGACGAAGATGCACGCCTGTGCGCACTCTCGGTCTTTGACGCCTTCCGCCTGCTGCAGGGACTGGTGAACGTCCCGGCGCAAGAGCGCGAAGCGATGTTCTTTGGCGGTCTGTTTGCGTACGATCTGGTTGCCGGTTTTGAAGATTTACCACAGCTTGAGGCTGGCAACCGCTGCCCGGATTACTGTTTCTATCTGGCGGAAACGCTTGTGGTGATCGACCACCAGAAACAAAGCTCCCGCATTCAGGCCAGCCTGTTCAGCGACAATGACGCGGAAAAACAGCGACTCACCGCACGTCTGGCGCGTCTGAGCCAGCAGTTGACCGAACCTGCGCCGCCGTTGCCGGTCGTTTCCGTGCCACAAATGCGCTGTGAATGTAATCAGAGCGATGAAGAATTTGGCGCAGTGGTTCGTTCAATGCAGAAAGCGATCCGCGCCGGGGAAATTTTTCAGGTGGTCCCGTCCCGCCGCTTCTCACTGCCCTGCCCGTCGCCGCTGGCGGCCTATTACGTGCTGAAGAAGAGCAACCCCAGCCCGTACATGTTCTTTATGCAGGACAACGATTTCACCTTGTTTGGTGCGTCGCCGGAAAGTTCACTGAAATACGATGCCGCCAGCCGCCAGATTGAAATTTACCCGATTGCCGGTACGCGTCCTCGCGGTCGTCACGCCGATGGAACGTTAGATCGCGACCTCGACAGCCGCATTGAACTGGAGATGCGCACCGACCATAAAGAGCTTTCCGAGCATCTGATGCTGGTTGACCTGGCGCGTAACGATCTCGCCCGAATCTGTACGCCAGGCAGTCGGTACGTGGCAGACCTGACGAAGGTTGACCGTTATTCTCACGTTATGCACCTGGTCTCTCGCGTCGTCGGCGAATTACGTCACGATCTCGATGTCCTGCACGCCTACCGCGCCTGCATGAACATGGGCACGCTGAGCGGCGCACCGAAAGTGCGGGCAATGCAGTTGATTGCCGAAGCCGAGGGCCGTCGACGCGGCAGCTACGGCGGTGCAGTCGGTTACTTCACCGCGCACGGCGATCTGGATACCTGCATTGTGATTCGCTCCGCGCTGGTGGAAGACGGTATCGCCACCGTCCAGGCGGGCGCCGGTATTGTGCTCGATTCTGTTCCCCAGTCAGAAGCCGACGAAACCCGTAACAAAGCGCGCGCGGTCCTGCGTGCCATTGCCACCGCGCACCACGCACAGGAGACTTTCTGA
- the trpD gene encoding bifunctional anthranilate synthase glutamate amidotransferase component TrpG/anthranilate phosphoribosyltransferase TrpD — protein sequence MADILLLDNIDSFTYNLADQLRTNGHNVVIYRNHIPAQTLIERLATMKNPVLVLSPGPGVPSEAGCMPELLTRLRGKLPIIGICLGHQAIVEAYGGYVGQAGEILHGKASSIEHDGQAMFAGLTNPLPVARYHSLIGSNIPAGLTINAHFNGMVMAVRHDADRVCGLQFHPESILTTQGARLLEQTLAWAQQKLEPTNTLQPILERLYQAQTLSQQESHQLFSAVVRGELKPEQLAAALVSMKIRGEHPNEIAGAATALLENAAPFPRPDYLFADIVGTGGDGSNSINISTASAFVAAACGLKVAKHGNRSVSSKSGSSDLLAAFGINLDMNADRSRQALDELGVCFLFAPKYHTGFRHAMPVRQQLKTRTLFNVLGPLINPAHPPLALIGVYSPELVLPIAETLRVLGYQRAAVVHSGGMDEVSLHAPTIVAELHDGEIKSYQLTADDFGLTPYHQEQLAGGTPEENRDILTRLLQGKGDAAHEAAVAANVAMLMRLHGEEDLKANAQTVLEVLHSGSAYDRVTALAARG from the coding sequence ATGGCTGACATTCTGCTGCTCGACAACATCGACTCATTCACCTATAACCTGGCAGATCAGCTGCGTACCAACGGTCATAACGTGGTGATTTACCGTAACCATATTCCGGCTCAGACTCTGATTGAGCGTCTGGCCACCATGAAGAACCCGGTACTGGTGCTGTCTCCAGGCCCTGGCGTACCCAGTGAAGCAGGTTGCATGCCGGAACTGCTGACCCGTCTGCGCGGCAAGCTGCCAATTATCGGCATCTGCCTGGGCCATCAGGCGATTGTCGAAGCCTACGGCGGCTATGTCGGACAGGCAGGTGAGATCCTGCACGGTAAGGCGTCCAGCATTGAACACGATGGACAGGCTATGTTTGCCGGTCTGACGAATCCGCTGCCGGTTGCCCGCTATCACTCTCTGATCGGTAGCAATATCCCCGCCGGCCTGACCATCAACGCCCATTTTAACGGCATGGTGATGGCGGTTCGTCATGATGCCGATCGCGTGTGCGGCTTACAGTTCCACCCGGAATCCATTCTGACCACCCAGGGTGCACGTCTGCTTGAGCAGACGCTGGCCTGGGCGCAGCAGAAGCTGGAGCCGACCAATACCTTGCAGCCGATCCTCGAAAGACTGTATCAGGCACAGACCCTGAGCCAGCAGGAAAGCCACCAGTTGTTCTCCGCCGTGGTACGCGGTGAACTGAAACCGGAACAGCTGGCTGCCGCGCTGGTCAGCATGAAGATTCGCGGCGAGCATCCGAATGAGATTGCCGGTGCGGCAACCGCCTTACTGGAAAACGCTGCGCCGTTCCCCCGCCCTGATTATCTGTTCGCCGATATCGTTGGCACCGGCGGCGACGGCAGTAACAGCATTAATATTTCTACCGCCAGTGCATTTGTCGCGGCGGCATGCGGCCTGAAGGTGGCAAAACACGGCAACCGCAGCGTTTCCAGTAAATCCGGCTCATCAGACCTGCTGGCCGCCTTCGGTATCAATCTCGATATGAATGCCGACCGATCGCGTCAGGCGCTGGACGAACTGGGCGTTTGCTTCCTGTTTGCCCCGAAATATCACACCGGATTCCGTCATGCGATGCCGGTACGCCAGCAGTTAAAGACCCGTACGCTGTTCAACGTACTGGGGCCGCTGATTAACCCGGCGCATCCGCCGCTGGCGCTGATTGGCGTTTATAGCCCTGAACTGGTTTTGCCGATTGCCGAAACCCTGCGCGTGCTGGGTTACCAGCGTGCCGCGGTCGTACACAGCGGCGGAATGGATGAAGTCTCTCTGCATGCGCCGACCATTGTGGCGGAGCTACATGACGGCGAGATCAAAAGCTATCAGCTGACGGCAGATGACTTTGGCCTGACCCCTTACCACCAGGAACAACTGGCAGGCGGTACGCCGGAAGAAAACCGTGACATTCTGACACGCTTACTACAAGGTAAAGGTGACGCCGCCCATGAGGCAGCCGTTGCCGCAAACGTCGCAATGTTAATGCGACTGCATGGTGAAGAAGATCTCAAGGCTAATGCGCAAACCGTTCTCGAGGTCTTGCACAGTGGTTCCGCTTATGACCGAGTCACCGCTCTGGCGGCAAGAGGGTAA
- the trpCF gene encoding bifunctional indole-3-glycerol-phosphate synthase TrpC/phosphoribosylanthranilate isomerase TrpF, whose amino-acid sequence MQTVLAKIVADKAIWVEARKQQQPLASFQNDVQPSSRHFYDALQGARTAFILECKKASPSKGVIRDDFDPARIAGVYKHYASAISVLTDEKYFQGSFDFLPIVSRIAPQPILCKDFIIDPYQIYLARHYQADACLLMLSVLDDEQYRQLSAVAHSLKMGVLTEVSNEDELERAIALGAKVVGINNRDLRDLSIDLNRTRQLAPKLGQGVTVISESGINTYAQVRELSHFANGFLIGSALMAHDDLNAAVRRVLLGENKVCGLTRPEDAKAACESGAIYGGLIFVPSSPRFVNIEQAREVQSAAPLQYVGVFRNHDIADVCEKAVQLSLTAVQLHGREDQAYVDALRASLPENVQIWKALSVGDTLPARDYQHVDKYVLDNGQGGSGQRFDWSLLQGQSLDNVLLAGGLGADNCVEAAKTGCAGLDFNSGVESQPGIKDARLLASVFQTLRAY is encoded by the coding sequence ATGCAAACCGTTTTAGCGAAAATCGTCGCAGACAAGGCGATTTGGGTGGAAGCCCGCAAACAGCAACAACCGTTGGCCAGTTTTCAAAACGATGTCCAGCCCAGCTCGCGTCACTTTTATGACGCCTTACAGGGCGCGCGTACGGCTTTTATTCTGGAGTGTAAGAAAGCCTCCCCGTCTAAAGGCGTGATCCGCGATGATTTCGATCCGGCGCGGATTGCCGGGGTGTATAAACATTACGCCTCCGCCATTTCCGTTCTGACGGATGAGAAGTACTTCCAGGGCAGTTTTGATTTCCTGCCGATCGTGAGCCGCATCGCGCCGCAGCCGATTTTGTGTAAGGACTTTATTATCGACCCTTACCAGATTTACCTTGCGCGCCACTATCAGGCCGACGCCTGCCTGCTGATGCTTTCGGTCCTCGACGACGAGCAGTATCGCCAGCTTTCTGCCGTGGCACACAGTCTCAAAATGGGCGTGCTGACAGAAGTCAGTAATGAAGACGAACTGGAGCGCGCCATTGCGCTTGGCGCGAAAGTGGTCGGGATTAACAACCGCGACCTGCGCGACCTGTCGATTGACTTAAATCGTACGCGCCAACTGGCGCCGAAACTGGGCCAGGGTGTGACGGTGATTAGCGAATCGGGGATCAACACCTACGCTCAGGTTCGCGAGTTGAGCCATTTTGCCAATGGTTTCCTGATTGGTTCCGCACTCATGGCGCATGACGATCTTAACGCCGCCGTACGCCGTGTTCTGCTGGGCGAGAATAAGGTCTGTGGCCTGACGCGTCCGGAAGATGCCAAAGCCGCCTGCGAGTCTGGCGCGATCTATGGTGGACTGATTTTTGTTCCTTCATCACCTCGTTTTGTCAATATTGAACAGGCCCGCGAAGTGCAGTCCGCCGCCCCGCTACAGTATGTTGGCGTATTCCGCAATCACGACATCGCCGACGTCTGTGAAAAAGCTGTACAGCTTTCACTGACAGCCGTACAGCTGCATGGCCGCGAAGATCAGGCGTATGTTGATGCGCTACGCGCCTCGCTGCCTGAAAACGTACAGATCTGGAAAGCGCTGAGCGTCGGTGACACTCTCCCGGCCCGCGATTATCAGCATGTCGACAAATACGTGCTGGATAACGGCCAGGGCGGCAGCGGTCAGCGTTTTGACTGGTCGTTACTGCAAGGACAATCGCTGGATAACGTATTGCTGGCAGGCGGTCTTGGCGCGGATAACTGCGTTGAGGCTGCTAAGACTGGCTGTGCCGGTCTCGATTTTAATTCAGGTGTAGAGTCACAGCCGGGCATCAAAGATGCACGCCTTCTGGCCTCGGTATTTCAGACACTGCGCGCATATTAA